The Niastella koreensis GR20-10 genome includes a window with the following:
- a CDS encoding DUF4157 domain-containing protein: MKPSFRYRRRSKPAKNEGAFFKKDSKAEPAFFGEAAHDTFFPPGVTNQAIQRKCASCEQEEKLQRTPASGEASAGKEDKKEEDKKLQRSPASAEASAGKEAGGSTDSTTNVSNYVGSLNGKGHALSPLVNQFFSSRIGYDFSQVRIHTDKEAAESARSVHAKAYTIGNNIVFNEGQYNAESQEGKKLLAHELTHVVQQKGGESELDRTINYTDATSTGRDPIPLALAKGHSTLGKTYLKINGKPVEGKDEIRKPIWEAFEKATLDYNSQTKKCTINLKDVNLTISADLLVLTDPTDDKWTGKYPGSLLDSSSACSKQGTVNVQLVSTPKGGAALQAQVAADENDHYQDILRLSKRHMEAFYDQLSKLSKDSKDGGNDCVKWFQDEVQDKNSKMVVAFTDDWVAAVDSHDNKSSGAHNRNARTNVTDCKLITITVQL; the protein is encoded by the coding sequence ATGAAACCATCATTTCGTTATCGCCGCAGAAGCAAGCCTGCAAAAAATGAAGGTGCGTTCTTTAAGAAAGACAGTAAGGCAGAGCCTGCTTTTTTTGGCGAGGCTGCACACGATACTTTTTTTCCACCGGGCGTAACCAACCAGGCTATTCAACGGAAATGTGCTTCGTGTGAACAGGAAGAAAAATTACAACGCACACCCGCCTCTGGTGAAGCTTCGGCGGGCAAGGAAGACAAGAAAGAAGAGGATAAGAAATTGCAGCGGTCACCCGCCTCCGCTGAAGCTTCGGCGGGCAAGGAAGCTGGTGGTTCAACTGATTCAACAACTAACGTAAGCAACTATGTGGGTTCATTAAATGGCAAGGGGCACGCCCTGTCGCCATTGGTAAATCAGTTCTTTTCATCGCGCATCGGATACGATTTTAGCCAGGTGCGCATACATACCGACAAAGAGGCGGCGGAATCTGCCAGGAGCGTACATGCAAAAGCCTACACCATTGGTAATAATATTGTTTTTAACGAAGGACAATACAATGCTGAGTCGCAGGAAGGGAAAAAATTACTGGCGCATGAACTCACCCATGTGGTGCAACAAAAGGGCGGAGAGAGCGAACTGGACCGAACAATAAACTATACAGACGCAACATCAACAGGACGTGACCCGATACCTTTGGCATTGGCGAAAGGACACTCCACGCTGGGTAAAACCTATTTAAAAATAAACGGGAAGCCGGTAGAAGGTAAAGACGAAATCAGAAAACCCATTTGGGAAGCGTTTGAAAAGGCTACCCTTGACTATAATTCCCAAACAAAGAAGTGTACGATCAATTTAAAGGATGTTAATCTGACCATCTCTGCCGACCTGCTTGTATTGACAGATCCCACCGATGATAAATGGACGGGCAAATACCCAGGTTCGTTGTTAGATAGTTCATCAGCCTGTTCAAAACAGGGAACAGTGAATGTTCAGTTAGTAAGTACACCAAAAGGCGGTGCTGCCCTGCAGGCGCAGGTGGCGGCTGATGAGAACGACCATTACCAGGATATTCTGCGGTTATCGAAAAGGCATATGGAAGCGTTTTATGACCAGCTGAGTAAACTGAGCAAGGATTCCAAAGATGGTGGCAATGACTGTGTGAAATGGTTCCAGGATGAAGTGCAGGATAAAAACAGTAAGATGGTGGTTGCTTTTACCGACGACTGGGTGGCTGCAGTGGATTCGCATGATAACAAATCATCCGGTGCACATAACCGAAATGCCCGTACCAATGTTACGGATTGTAAACTAATAACCATTACCGTACAATTATAA
- a CDS encoding contractile injection system tape measure protein, translating into MGFIGKHIILKQVIDLEYNGRTDGFDLQRAVTEWCHRDVLPHIQEQLGKLRTKGKVYKIDKLEVDVQIDASGNWMANATTQIVQQVHEQIEQEIKKSQDDSLVKPLTLPQQFVEAFIYFLQHGHLPWWSQVSTHHVWQEELENLLITGFDEKARVQLRQLLKQPDVQQRVLYQVPDEVFIKLMVQINAGIEKDVTNLINDIKHLVKDAEERKTVLILFRQSVMTFIYEVVPHQFAEHVYAHFVHQLSARGNLQHLQINKGKLRNTVLKKTIPEEQWRAKADERETDFDHPEPSNISKIKQEGIYIQNAGLVIVAPFLPVLFNKLGLIAGAELTDKRRAVYLVQYIASGRERVAEFELGLAKLLCGLDSDTPVDTNLQLTPEEKTEINDLLLSAIEYWSILKDTSPDGLQHTFLQRSGKLQYLNNEWKLQVEPKAWDVLLQHLPWSMSMIKLPWMPWMLRTEWGYGG; encoded by the coding sequence ATGGGGTTTATTGGAAAACATATCATCCTGAAACAGGTGATTGACCTGGAATACAATGGGCGTACAGATGGCTTTGATCTGCAGCGTGCCGTAACCGAGTGGTGTCATCGCGACGTGCTACCCCATATTCAGGAGCAATTGGGAAAGTTGCGGACAAAAGGAAAAGTGTATAAAATAGATAAACTGGAAGTGGATGTGCAAATAGATGCTTCTGGTAACTGGATGGCGAATGCAACTACCCAAATTGTGCAGCAGGTGCATGAACAGATAGAACAGGAAATAAAGAAGTCACAGGATGATTCCCTGGTGAAGCCGCTAACTTTACCACAGCAATTTGTAGAAGCATTCATTTATTTTCTGCAACATGGTCATTTGCCCTGGTGGAGCCAGGTTAGTACGCATCATGTGTGGCAGGAAGAACTGGAAAACCTGTTGATTACCGGTTTTGACGAAAAAGCCAGAGTGCAGTTGCGGCAGTTGTTAAAACAACCCGATGTACAACAACGCGTATTGTACCAGGTGCCCGATGAAGTATTTATAAAACTGATGGTGCAGATCAATGCGGGGATTGAAAAAGACGTCACTAACCTCATCAACGACATCAAACACCTGGTAAAAGATGCGGAGGAAAGAAAAACGGTGCTTATTCTTTTCCGGCAAAGTGTAATGACCTTTATATATGAAGTGGTGCCGCACCAGTTTGCAGAACATGTGTATGCGCATTTTGTGCATCAGCTGTCGGCCCGGGGAAATTTACAGCATCTGCAGATCAACAAAGGAAAGCTGCGTAATACGGTGTTGAAAAAAACAATTCCCGAAGAACAATGGCGGGCAAAGGCAGATGAACGTGAGACTGATTTCGATCATCCGGAACCATCAAACATAAGTAAGATAAAACAGGAGGGCATCTATATTCAAAATGCCGGACTGGTTATTGTAGCGCCCTTCTTACCCGTATTGTTCAATAAGCTGGGTTTGATAGCTGGCGCAGAGCTTACTGATAAACGCCGCGCTGTTTACCTGGTGCAATACATTGCCTCCGGGCGCGAACGGGTGGCGGAATTTGAACTGGGGCTGGCGAAGCTATTGTGCGGTCTTGATTCAGATACCCCTGTGGATACCAATTTGCAATTAACCCCCGAAGAAAAGACCGAGATCAACGATCTTTTACTTTCGGCTATAGAATACTGGAGTATATTGAAGGACACTTCGCCGGATGGCTTGCAGCACACCTTCCTGCAGCGGTCCGGCAAACTCCAGTACTTAAACAATGAATGGAAGTTACAGGTTGAGCCAAAAGCCTGGGATGTGTTGTTGCAGCATTTACCCTGGAGTATGAGTATGATTAAATTGCCCTGGATGCCGTGGATGTTGAGGACGGAGTGGGGGTATGGAGGGTAA
- a CDS encoding eCIS core domain-containing protein, translating into MFTSADKSNTTRVNRQQQTAGTTFFRKAGEDTFFGSTEQPSFFSPAVQTKLTVSSPDDPQEKEADAVADQVMRMPEPVSMPSAREDDTLQKKEEGTVGQVTGVQHPVISRIIQCKGAMVQTKLGTPVQRSYLGDDTGSFDIYPKHLSLYPSDVLQQSGRGPPTSSIPFEQSLSTSKGGGHALPGDTRQFMERRFNADFSGVRIHTGSHAEYLSTQINAQAFAHGNDIYFNSGRYSPNTASGGLLLAHELTHTIQQGASKSHAPGNAATAIARKPIVQRSSGAEQEEAATPDAEQTLQPKNELSSWSVNSGGELAQPKEEERKEEEDKESLSQTPVIQKQYDSEEQVQRSVVDDALAYIDSVTDCISLDLDVAKACALRKAQQVALHIPGYRALRVVLGRDPITSDGVERNGRNFLEAAFDLMPGGLLLHQKLEEQHQLDAAAAWIDEQLARVENLVTGLFNDIERFWNRLGITDLGSPMDVLRNAANIVLGFINRVIDFAVEAASELLAMIKEYLLTKIVDFIKTQTTAYPLLRVILGRDPVTDEVVPTNGTTILNALLELGGEEGIQQRTQMQQTGTFQKAVDFIDEGISLFSRTYDEMVTAFHNIWNIVTINSLMDPIGTFTQIYNQFAGPVGRVLDFVLRVGAEILKFIKEVLMQRLSAWAREQRGYELVTVIIGKDPFTNAVVPRNVENLIRGFMSLMEGGREQFEQLKESGAIDRTVVKVNAAVARLNMTPAYIVQLFVDLWNSFSIHDIANPIAAFQRIIARFGEPIGRLIAFVITIVQIVIEAILIIMKFPFDLINNIIAKAMQAFEMIKRDPVGFLKNLLRAIKQGFIQFFDNILQHLLTGLVGWLTSELRDAGVPAFADTSLRGIISWVLQVLGISMEKIWQKLAAHPRIGPQRVARIRSMINTLEGIWTFIKDVQERGMAAIWDKIKEQLTNLWDTILNAVKSWIMEQIVNRMVTRLLSMLDPTGIMAVVNSTIALYNAIQSFIKYLREMLEIVNSFVEGVVDIASGNITTAANYLERTLARAVPIIIGFLANQVGLSGIGHRVGEMIGRAQEMVDQALTWLVNKAVDTAFNLIDRLMGTQQPDAPAHDPEKQAKIDAGLADIDTEEAKYLSSGKITHEQAQLVAQTVKGNHPVFTSLEAVSGQGTWDYEYAASPKAKKPGPAKALTLPSGDAEADWEKVKAGELMDVSNFDNTIGQQMNLNPDFISDRDSQGRTNRQRGAAGLTAFLSHTDFVELHHTTQSFFSILDEHSHSFHQSVVDDPDYHPMAGDAGYLSWRGEVGWYKGEVRLLGDVYNLIRQRYWRRRF; encoded by the coding sequence GTGTTCACCTCCGCTGACAAATCAAATACAACCCGTGTAAACCGGCAGCAACAAACGGCCGGCACTACCTTCTTCAGGAAGGCGGGGGAGGACACGTTCTTTGGATCCACTGAACAACCTTCATTCTTCTCTCCGGCGGTTCAGACAAAATTAACGGTCAGCAGTCCCGATGACCCGCAGGAAAAAGAAGCAGACGCCGTAGCCGACCAGGTGATGCGTATGCCCGAACCGGTAAGTATGCCATCGGCCAGGGAAGATGATACGCTTCAAAAGAAAGAAGAAGGCACAGTGGGGCAGGTTACCGGGGTACAGCACCCGGTTATTAGCCGCATAATCCAGTGCAAAGGGGCAATGGTTCAAACCAAGCTGGGAACGCCTGTTCAACGCAGCTACCTGGGAGATGATACGGGGTCTTTTGATATTTACCCAAAACATCTTTCACTATATCCATCAGACGTTTTACAACAAAGTGGCCGGGGCCCGCCCACCAGCTCCATACCGTTTGAGCAATCGTTGTCAACTTCAAAAGGAGGCGGCCATGCATTGCCCGGCGATACCCGTCAATTTATGGAGCGTCGCTTTAATGCCGACTTCAGCGGTGTGCGTATTCATACCGGCAGCCATGCCGAGTATTTAAGCACCCAAATTAATGCCCAGGCTTTCGCTCATGGCAATGATATTTATTTTAACAGTGGCAGGTATTCCCCCAATACGGCCAGTGGTGGTTTATTGCTTGCCCATGAACTAACCCATACCATTCAGCAGGGGGCCAGCAAGTCCCATGCCCCAGGCAATGCTGCTACAGCAATTGCCCGTAAACCTATTGTACAAAGAAGTTCCGGCGCCGAGCAGGAGGAAGCTGCAACCCCGGATGCCGAACAAACCCTTCAACCCAAAAATGAACTTAGCAGCTGGAGTGTAAATAGCGGCGGTGAATTGGCTCAGCCAAAAGAAGAAGAACGAAAAGAGGAAGAGGATAAAGAGTCGTTATCACAAACCCCGGTGATACAAAAACAATATGATTCCGAAGAACAGGTGCAGCGTTCCGTGGTCGACGATGCACTGGCCTATATAGATTCGGTTACTGATTGTATTAGTCTTGACCTGGATGTGGCCAAAGCCTGTGCGTTACGAAAAGCACAGCAGGTGGCGCTGCATATACCCGGTTATCGTGCGTTGCGGGTAGTGCTGGGTCGTGATCCCATTACCAGCGATGGCGTTGAACGCAATGGCAGGAACTTCCTGGAAGCGGCGTTCGATCTGATGCCGGGTGGCTTGTTATTACACCAGAAGCTGGAAGAGCAACACCAATTGGATGCGGCAGCTGCCTGGATAGACGAACAGTTAGCGCGTGTGGAGAACCTGGTGACCGGGTTGTTCAACGATATAGAAAGATTCTGGAACCGCCTGGGTATAACAGACCTGGGATCGCCGATGGACGTGTTGCGCAATGCGGCCAACATCGTACTCGGTTTTATAAACAGGGTCATTGATTTTGCGGTAGAAGCGGCCAGCGAGCTGTTGGCGATGATCAAGGAATACCTGCTCACGAAGATCGTTGACTTTATAAAAACGCAAACCACGGCTTATCCTTTATTGCGGGTAATCCTGGGACGCGATCCTGTTACGGATGAAGTAGTGCCCACCAATGGCACTACCATTTTGAATGCATTGCTGGAATTGGGTGGTGAAGAGGGCATTCAACAGCGCACACAGATGCAGCAAACCGGTACCTTCCAGAAGGCGGTTGATTTTATAGACGAAGGCATCAGTTTGTTCAGCCGTACTTACGATGAAATGGTAACGGCGTTCCATAACATCTGGAATATTGTTACCATCAATAGCCTGATGGATCCGATAGGCACCTTTACCCAGATCTATAACCAGTTTGCAGGTCCGGTAGGCAGGGTGCTTGATTTTGTGTTGCGGGTAGGGGCCGAGATCCTGAAGTTCATCAAGGAAGTGCTGATGCAACGCCTCAGCGCCTGGGCGCGGGAGCAACGCGGCTATGAGCTGGTAACGGTGATCATAGGAAAGGATCCGTTCACGAATGCCGTAGTGCCGCGCAATGTAGAGAACCTCATCAGGGGCTTTATGAGCCTGATGGAAGGCGGGCGCGAACAGTTTGAACAATTGAAGGAAAGCGGCGCTATTGACAGAACTGTGGTGAAGGTGAATGCAGCGGTGGCCCGGTTGAACATGACGCCGGCATACATTGTACAATTGTTTGTTGACCTGTGGAATTCGTTCAGCATACATGATATCGCCAACCCGATAGCGGCTTTCCAGCGCATCATTGCACGGTTTGGCGAACCCATTGGGCGGTTGATCGCATTTGTGATCACGATCGTGCAAATAGTGATCGAGGCGATCCTCATCATCATGAAGTTCCCGTTCGATCTGATCAATAACATCATTGCCAAAGCCATGCAGGCTTTTGAAATGATAAAACGTGATCCGGTCGGGTTCCTGAAGAATTTGTTGCGAGCGATAAAACAAGGGTTCATTCAGTTCTTTGATAATATTCTGCAACACCTGTTAACCGGCCTGGTAGGCTGGCTTACCAGTGAGTTGCGCGATGCCGGCGTTCCGGCATTTGCCGATACTTCGTTACGAGGCATTATTAGCTGGGTGCTGCAGGTGCTGGGCATCAGTATGGAAAAGATCTGGCAAAAACTCGCGGCGCATCCACGGATTGGCCCGCAGCGGGTGGCCCGCATTCGCAGTATGATCAATACACTCGAAGGTATCTGGACATTCATCAAAGATGTACAGGAGCGGGGGATGGCTGCCATCTGGGATAAGATAAAAGAACAGCTGACCAACCTGTGGGATACCATTTTGAATGCGGTGAAGAGCTGGATCATGGAGCAGATCGTAAACCGGATGGTTACCCGCCTGCTGAGTATGTTAGACCCAACCGGTATTATGGCCGTGGTGAACAGTACCATCGCCCTGTACAATGCCATACAGTCGTTCATCAAATACCTACGTGAAATGCTGGAGATTGTGAACAGCTTTGTAGAAGGGGTGGTAGACATTGCCAGTGGGAACATTACAACGGCCGCTAACTACCTGGAACGGACGCTGGCCAGAGCGGTTCCGATTATTATTGGATTCCTGGCGAACCAGGTGGGCTTAAGTGGAATTGGTCACCGGGTTGGAGAAATGATTGGCCGGGCCCAGGAAATGGTTGACCAGGCATTGACGTGGTTAGTGAACAAAGCAGTTGATACGGCCTTTAATCTTATTGACAGATTGATGGGCACGCAGCAACCAGACGCTCCGGCGCATGATCCTGAAAAACAGGCGAAGATAGACGCCGGTTTGGCAGATATTGATACGGAAGAAGCCAAATACCTGAGCAGCGGTAAAATAACGCATGAGCAGGCGCAACTGGTGGCACAAACAGTAAAAGGGAACCACCCGGTATTTACATCTCTGGAAGCTGTAAGCGGTCAGGGTACCTGGGATTACGAATATGCAGCAAGTCCAAAGGCAAAGAAGCCGGGCCCGGCAAAAGCACTGACCCTGCCATCTGGCGATGCTGAAGCCGATTGGGAAAAGGTTAAAGCGGGTGAGTTGATGGATGTATCAAATTTTGATAACACAATAGGTCAGCAAATGAACCTGAACCCCGACTTTATTTCAGACCGGGACAGCCAGGGAAGAACAAACCGGCAAAGAGGGGCGGCAGGGCTAACGGCGTTCTTATCGCATACTGATTTTGTTGAGCTGCATCATACTACCCAAAGTTTCTTTAGCATATTGGATGAACACAGCCATAGTTTTCACCAAAGCGTGGTAGATGATCCGGATTACCATCCAATGGCAGGAGATGCGGGTTATCTCAGCTGGCGTGGAGAGGTTGGCTGGTACAAAGGAGAAGTAAGATTATTGGGAGATGTATATAACCTTATCCGTCAACGATACTGGAGAAGAAGATTTTAA
- a CDS encoding PKD domain-containing protein, whose translation MLPVNYVYPKFVPDQLLTSDDLNELFCYLDKQGRLTRTNLIGIGIVCGMEVQLNSAKTVVTITEGTGVTSAGYLINVPLRNFPKASLYDPVKEKYYSKFVNTAADPKTKKFDLWELKEVDDETGDINITESFLSDKVVLYFVELLEVNNKNCDPNSCDDKGIHVNVTFRPLLVKKVDAGTLIGATGSQTIDLVISLAEVRMRRFDVPNTSPVTSTNIFDAYKAVLTKPFIVSIEATLTAAWNIFKTYAQAEYQTTNPFAGLANEFEYINNGSISTHQLQHIQYIYDFFSDVLQTYDEFRRTGKHVLSICCPDCDLFPRHLLLGEAIPLAAGTASQYRQYFLYSPLFEQRDELAQLQILFKKLVLIVQQFFLPAVSTSTNSSKLDDYIRITPSILGDVDISKKAIPYYYHAVAGPYPLYKSWSLQKTLQGIPQRNLSYNAKDYNGTDDFVLNPLLYDLEPYNFLRIEGIIGKSYVKVLQNLKAMISQNRLPVDVIALNTENTNLLQGINTSNASAFSGVIDDINLEDMVCYFQDLDALYAAMKNELLCNLCKELKYYYDLGFGIQVTNSAETETKVDLLNTCSPGYKVRSGTFGYYIEQLYAKVGDSGNVTMQIIAALFNLEGTSLHGTLGSFVGYLVDYFEVPVYIIRLANTITDDLSAFEVEEYCRIHQYLSDKANAIKFAYDVLTSDTEKDNEAGLTIIKNLLRQNTADRVLSFFRIEDLFDHLDALIYSCKCAAFKAIKAEYLQRVVKLTLLRQFGYFTKQHPGIQHKAGVPMGGTFIIVYHNRPNTITKGRAFGIFILKGKVTDEEGELLHSVSITIKETGQQTKADAEGNFSIRIKTLPTVLVFRASHYEPKEVTITSDNPITVRMGIDDKEEPQNAIGGIVAGTVIADFYLPYRCCSDCPPIQYVVPEIKDTPPANQGPIADAGTDQVITLPANTVVLNGSASTDPDGSITQFQWVRLSGPNTPQIVTPNSSQSGVTGLVQGVYEFELTVTDNKGSTARDSMLVTVNPAPHVNQPPVANAGTDRTYTISTANPLVLDGSASTDPDGTIQSYKWERASGPNTPVIVAPNSVQTPVTALVPGEYEFKLTVTDNEGASASASVKITVALPENKPPVANAGIDQVITLPVNTVTLNGSSSVDPDGAIKVFSWNLKTGPNTPLFGTPDAAITQVSGLAAGSYEFELKVQDDRGATATDTVAVTVNRAPEKSCTSFHNITVLFGSLKDTDPNNFALFTRLFQFYPQVAAYFKQLDADQVLAMPIDKQIDFFATPIGGAGINVLLLQWLKQLNELILANTENLRTLALALYRILMLLSMYIACIQKEDADKAKVPMDEVFRLIEENTKAWADLNKQKPFAAPDMDIIKQIFTDLKTEEARIISNGEATIKPVYLELIRAIIKILDTIV comes from the coding sequence ATGCTACCGGTCAACTATGTTTATCCAAAGTTTGTGCCCGACCAGTTGCTCACGTCAGACGATCTGAACGAACTATTTTGCTACCTCGATAAACAGGGCCGGTTAACGCGCACCAATTTGATCGGGATTGGGATTGTTTGTGGAATGGAAGTTCAGCTCAATTCCGCCAAAACCGTCGTTACCATTACCGAAGGTACCGGCGTTACTTCTGCCGGTTATCTTATAAACGTACCACTCCGTAATTTTCCCAAAGCCAGTTTGTATGATCCGGTCAAAGAAAAGTATTACAGCAAATTTGTAAATACGGCTGCAGACCCAAAAACAAAAAAGTTCGACCTGTGGGAATTAAAGGAAGTGGATGATGAAACGGGTGACATCAATATCACAGAATCTTTCCTGAGCGATAAAGTGGTACTGTATTTTGTAGAGTTGCTGGAAGTGAATAATAAGAACTGCGACCCCAATTCCTGCGACGATAAAGGAATACATGTGAATGTAACCTTCCGGCCTTTGCTGGTTAAAAAGGTAGATGCCGGCACGCTTATTGGCGCAACCGGTTCGCAAACGATAGACCTGGTTATCAGTCTGGCCGAAGTAAGAATGCGCCGTTTCGATGTGCCCAATACCAGTCCTGTTACCAGTACCAATATTTTTGATGCTTATAAAGCGGTGCTTACCAAACCCTTTATTGTTTCCATTGAAGCTACCTTAACAGCAGCCTGGAACATTTTCAAAACGTATGCACAGGCAGAATACCAAACTACCAATCCTTTTGCGGGACTGGCCAATGAGTTTGAGTATATAAACAATGGAAGTATTTCCACCCACCAGCTACAACATATACAATATATCTACGATTTTTTTAGTGATGTGCTCCAGACTTATGACGAATTCCGCAGGACGGGGAAACATGTGTTAAGCATCTGTTGTCCGGATTGTGATTTGTTTCCCCGTCATTTATTATTGGGAGAAGCTATACCCCTGGCCGCAGGAACAGCTTCGCAATACCGGCAATACTTTTTGTATTCGCCTTTGTTCGAGCAGCGGGACGAGCTGGCGCAGTTGCAGATTTTATTTAAAAAGCTGGTGTTGATCGTTCAGCAATTCTTTCTTCCTGCTGTAAGTACCAGTACCAACTCCTCCAAGCTGGATGACTACATTCGAATTACGCCCAGTATACTGGGAGATGTGGACATTTCAAAAAAGGCAATCCCTTATTATTATCACGCAGTTGCAGGGCCATATCCACTCTACAAAAGCTGGAGCCTGCAAAAGACGCTGCAGGGGATACCACAGCGGAATTTATCGTACAATGCCAAAGATTACAATGGAACAGATGATTTTGTATTGAACCCATTGCTCTATGACCTGGAGCCTTATAACTTTCTGCGTATAGAAGGTATCATCGGGAAGTCTTACGTAAAAGTGTTGCAGAACCTGAAAGCGATGATCAGTCAGAACCGGTTGCCGGTAGATGTGATTGCGCTGAATACCGAGAACACCAATTTGCTGCAGGGCATCAATACTTCCAATGCATCTGCCTTCTCAGGCGTTATCGATGATATTAACCTGGAGGATATGGTTTGTTATTTCCAGGACCTGGATGCCCTGTATGCAGCCATGAAGAATGAGTTGTTGTGCAACCTGTGCAAGGAGTTGAAATATTATTACGACCTGGGTTTTGGTATACAGGTAACCAATTCGGCGGAAACTGAAACAAAAGTGGACCTGTTGAACACCTGCAGCCCGGGGTATAAGGTCCGGTCCGGTACATTCGGCTACTATATTGAACAACTATATGCCAAAGTAGGGGATAGCGGTAATGTAACGATGCAAATAATTGCAGCGTTATTTAATCTGGAGGGAACATCACTCCACGGTACATTAGGATCCTTTGTTGGCTATCTGGTTGATTATTTTGAAGTGCCCGTTTACATTATTCGCCTGGCTAATACAATTACTGATGATCTGAGCGCTTTTGAGGTGGAGGAGTATTGCCGCATTCACCAGTACCTGAGTGACAAAGCAAATGCAATAAAATTTGCTTACGATGTTTTAACCTCAGATACCGAAAAAGACAATGAAGCCGGTCTTACTATTATTAAGAACCTGTTGAGACAAAATACCGCCGACAGAGTATTGTCATTCTTCCGCATCGAAGATCTGTTCGATCACCTGGATGCGTTAATTTATAGTTGCAAGTGCGCCGCGTTCAAGGCAATAAAAGCAGAATACCTGCAACGGGTGGTTAAGCTCACCTTGTTACGCCAGTTTGGGTACTTCACCAAACAACATCCCGGTATTCAACACAAGGCAGGTGTGCCAATGGGCGGCACGTTCATTATTGTTTATCATAACAGGCCTAATACAATTACAAAAGGAAGAGCATTCGGGATCTTTATCCTGAAGGGTAAAGTTACCGATGAAGAAGGCGAACTGCTGCATAGTGTTTCAATAACTATTAAAGAAACGGGTCAACAGACGAAGGCAGATGCGGAAGGTAATTTTTCAATAAGGATAAAAACGTTGCCAACCGTTTTGGTATTCCGGGCTTCCCATTATGAGCCTAAAGAAGTGACCATCACATCAGATAATCCCATTACGGTGCGAATGGGTATCGATGATAAAGAAGAACCCCAAAACGCCATTGGTGGCATTGTCGCCGGTACAGTGATTGCAGATTTTTATCTGCCTTATCGCTGTTGTTCTGATTGTCCGCCCATACAATATGTGGTGCCGGAAATAAAAGATACACCACCAGCCAACCAGGGACCTATCGCCGATGCCGGTACCGACCAGGTAATTACATTACCGGCAAATACAGTAGTATTGAATGGCAGCGCTTCTACAGATCCGGATGGATCGATTACGCAATTCCAATGGGTGCGGTTAAGCGGTCCTAATACGCCGCAGATTGTTACGCCCAACAGTTCGCAATCGGGCGTAACAGGTTTGGTACAGGGCGTGTATGAATTTGAATTGACTGTTACCGATAATAAAGGCAGTACGGCCCGCGACAGCATGCTGGTAACCGTTAACCCCGCGCCGCATGTGAATCAGCCACCGGTAGCCAATGCCGGCACCGACAGGACCTATACAATTTCTACCGCCAATCCGTTGGTCCTGGATGGTTCGGCCTCTACCGATCCCGATGGAACGATCCAATCGTACAAATGGGAACGGGCCAGTGGTCCCAATACCCCGGTGATCGTGGCGCCTAATTCGGTACAAACACCAGTGACCGCATTGGTACCCGGAGAATATGAATTTAAATTGACGGTTACCGATAATGAAGGGGCCTCCGCTTCGGCCAGTGTGAAGATCACCGTGGCATTGCCTGAAAATAAGCCGCCAGTAGCTAATGCAGGTATCGATCAGGTGATTACGTTGCCGGTAAATACCGTTACGTTGAATGGGAGCTCGTCTGTTGATCCTGATGGTGCGATAAAGGTATTTTCCTGGAATTTGAAAACCGGACCTAACACCCCATTGTTTGGAACACCCGATGCGGCCATTACCCAGGTAAGCGGGCTCGCAGCTGGAAGCTATGAATTTGAACTGAAAGTGCAGGATGACCGGGGTGCTACGGCCACTGATACTGTGGCCGTAACCGTGAACCGCGCGCCGGAGAAATCGTGCACCTCGTTTCATAATATCACAGTGCTTTTTGGAAGCTTAAAAGATACTGATCCCAACAATTTTGCACTTTTTACCCGCTTATTCCAGTTCTATCCTCAGGTAGCAGCCTATTTTAAGCAACTGGATGCCGACCAGGTGCTTGCTATGCCGATTGACAAACAGATCGATTTCTTTGCTACACCAATAGGAGGAGCGGGTATTAATGTATTATTGCTGCAATGGCTAAAGCAATTGAATGAGCTGATTCTGGCCAATACAGAAAACCTGCGAACTTTGGCGCTGGCACTTTACCGCATATTGATGCTGTTGTCTATGTACATTGCCTGTATTCAGAAAGAAGATGCAGACAAAGCCAAAGTGCCCATGGATGAAGTGTTCAGGCTGATTGAAGAAAATACAAAAGCATGGGCAGACCTGAACAAGCAAAAACCATTTGCTGCACCCGATATGGATATCATAAAACAGATCTTCACCGATTTAAAAACAGAAGAAGCCCGCATCATCAGCAATGGGGAGGCGACTATAAAACCAGTGTACCTGGAGCTGATCAGGGCAATTATTAAAATATTAGACACGATCGTATAA